A stretch of the Neodiprion lecontei isolate iyNeoLeco1 chromosome 4, iyNeoLeco1.1, whole genome shotgun sequence genome encodes the following:
- the LOC124294107 gene encoding uncharacterized protein LOC124294107 has translation MDCCCEKKKWSPKTHHVICNAHFIGKKKSDDPASPSYAPTLFPPVYHAKQVNERAVLSRYNRLMNRRKTLHKHNIGVNCDTGNQVNNDPNNVVNNSGCEPMDISSAEVILKSDQECQVDFVSSAGIEQTKAFTCNRYIYMTNYCDAEVQTEIPEIATLKTIVNRKKMKDEEVQCGTSLTDRVDKSVGFNKAIVEQNRKQRSFCGFPSIKTDEDLLDIAGVNFQNFNFLLSKTENPSERYTITREQRLLIFLVKIKTGLTFSAIAIFFGLHRSTISKIFFSTLQYLNSSTANLVFWPSRAAVQKTMPECFKPQYSNTRVIIDCTEFKIDVPSSVDDRIYCYFHYKKGFTAKVLIGITPSGFICFKSKVAGGRKGDSQLTIESNLVDSLEDGDVVLADKGFPEIRSIIDASGKRVLLIMPPFLEKKSEFSKEETDLTYNIARVRIHVERITQRLKTYQILYKIPEHLFFCIDNIIHVICGLVNLQPPIFSNKTKTIK, from the exons ATGGATTGCtgctgtgaaaagaaaaaa TGGAGTCCAAAAACTCATCATGTAATATGTAATGCTCATTTCATTGGCAAGAAAAAATCAGATGATCCCGCGAGTCCAAGCTACGCGCCAACTCTATTCCCTCCAGTTTATCATGCAAAGCAAGTAAATGAAAGAGCTGTTTTGAGCAG GTACAATCGACTCATGAACCGAAGAAAGACTCTTCACAAGCATAACATCGGAGTGAATTGTGATACTGGAAATCAAGTTAATAACGACCCCAACAATGTTGTCAATAATAGTGGATGTGAACCTATGGATATAAGCAGTGCCGAAGTCATTTTAAAAAGTGATCAAGAGTGTCAAGTAGATTTTGTAAGTTCTGCTGGTATCGAACAAACAAAAGCTTTCACTTGTAACAGATATATTTACATGACTAACTACTGCGATGCTGAAGTTCAAACTGAAATACCGGAAATTGCCACTCTCAAAACTATTGtgaataggaaaaaaatgaaagatgaaGAGGTACAATGCGGCACATCGTTAACAGATAGAGTAGATAAGTCGGTTGGTTTTAACAAGGCTATAGTTGAACAAAATAGGAAACAGCGTAGTTTCTGTGGTTTTCCATCTATTAAGACCGATGAAGATTTATTAGATATTGCTGGAGTGAACTTCCagaactttaattttttattatctaaaACTGAAAACCCATCGGAAAGATATACAATAACAAGAGAACAGaggcttttaatttttttagtgaaaataaaaactggaCTGACATTTTCAGCCATAGCAATTTTCTTTGGTTTACATCGGTCAACTATCTCCAAGatattcttttcaactttacaatatttgaattcGTCAACTGCAAATTTAGTGTTTTGGCCAAGTAGAGCTGCCGTACAGAAAACTATGCCGGAATGTTTTAAACCTCAGTACTCTAATACTCGGGTTATCATAGACTGCACTGAATTCAAGATAGATGTTCCGTCAAGTGTTGACGACCGTATTTACTGTTACTTTCATTATAAGAAAGGTTTTACAGCAAAAGTACTGATTGGAATCACACCATCTGGGTTCATCTGTTTCAAATCGAAAGTTGCTGGCGGTAGAAAAGGTGATTCCCAATTAACTATTGAATCGAATTTGGTAGATTCATTGGAAGATGGTGATGTGGTTTTAGCAGATAAAGGTTTTCCTGAAATCAGATCTATCATTGATGCAAGTGGTAAACGAGTATTACTTATTATGCCaccatttttggaaaaaaaatcagaattttcgaaagaagAAACAGATCTGACTTACAACATCGCAAGAGTTCGAATTCATGTAGAAAGAATTACGCAACGACTTAAAACatatcaaattttgtataaaattccagAACATTTGTTCTTTTGCAtcgataatattattcatgttATCTGCGGCTTAGTAAATTTACAGCCAccaattttttctaataaaacaaaaactatcAAGTAG
- the LOC107225639 gene encoding translation initiation factor eIF-2B subunit gamma has protein sequence MWRQMEFQAVVLAAGKGSRMTELTASRAKCLLPIGNYPMLYYPLKLLARNGFMEVIVVVQEEWKNEIALAIDKLNIRLRCDFVGIPGGDDLGTADVLRLIHEKFYTDIIVLPCDLIMNIDLSGIFNSYRRHSAIIISMLIQLPTFSDKLINPGPKSKPKPERDLIGIDNETNRLIFFASASDFEEKINISRKLYKKHTNFNINSNLLDIHLYIIHKWILDCLLIDKSISSIKGELLPYVIKKQSAQTHNPNKIEKSTSIMKQNTDRDIFKLVTDKALSKRKKRLDVLISEMSPFNDHSTNLENAYNEDLIKCYAFIQNTKFGFRANNIHMYALANAVIHEKWAILSAAPTIFFDDSMIKTNQVENCTIGYNASISEKTSLKLSHIGTSAVIETKTRVLNSVVMENVMVKEGCVINNCILCNDSVVEEGCELNHCIVGANHTVPAGSRHSDEVLTDIGNLMEI, from the exons ATGTGGCGCCAAATGGAATTTCAAGCTGTAGTCCTTGCTGCAGGCAAAGGATCCCGAATGACAGAATTGACAGCTAGTCGAGCCAAGTGCTTGTTGCCTATTGGAAACTATCCCATGCTCTACTATCCCCTAAAACTTTTAGCACGTAACGGGTTCATGGAAGTCATTGTTGTGGTACAAGAAgaatggaaaaatgaaatagcgTTAGCTATAGACAAATTGAATATTAGACTCAGATGTGATTTCGTTGGAATCCCAGGTGGGGACGATCTAGGAACTGCTGACGTCCTCCGATTAATCCATGAGAAGTTCTACACAGACATCATTGTTCTCCCTTGCGACTTGATCATGAATATCGATTTAAGTGGCATTTTCAATTCTTATAGAAGACATTCAGCAATCATTATTTCTATGCTGATCCAACTTCCAacattttctgacaaattgaTTAATCCTGGACCAAAGAGCAAACCAAAACCAGAGAGAGATTTGATTGGAATAGACAATGAAactaatcgattaatttttttcgcctcTGCATCAGATTTTGAAGAAAAGATAAATATATCACGAAAACTGTACAAGAAACATACAAACTTCAATATTAACTCAAATCTTTTGGATATACACTTATATATCATCCATAAATGGATTTTGGATTGTCTACTAATTGACAA aagCATCAGCTCTATTAAAGGTGAATTATTGCCATATGTTATCAAGAAACAATCAGCGCAGACACACAACCccaataaaatagaaaaaagtacATCTATCATGAAACAAAACACTGACAGAGATATATTTAAATTGGTAACGGACAAAGCTCTGAGCAAACGGAAAAAACGTCTAGATGTTTTGATCAGTGAAATGTCGCCCTTCAATGACCACTCGACAAATTTGGAGAATGCTTATAACGAAGATTTGATAAAATGTTAtgcttttattcaaaataccAAATTTGGATTTAGAGCAaataacatacatatgtacgcaCTGGCAAACGCAGTA ATTCATGAAAAGTGGGCTATTCTGTCAGCGGCGCCAACGATATTTTTTGATGATTCAATGATCAAAACCAACCAAGTTGAAAATTGCACAATTGGTTATAATGCATCAATCAGTGAAAAGACATCACTGAAGCTCAGTCACATTGGTACAAGTGCAGTTATAGAAACGAAAACAAGGGTTTTAAACTCCGTTGTAATGGAAAACGTTATGGTCAAAGAAGG ATGCGTAATTAACAATTGCATATTATgcaatgacagtgtagtcgaAGAAGGCTGCGAGCTAAATCATTGTATAGTAGGAGCCAATCATACGGTACCAGCTGGTAGTCGGCATTCTGATGAAGTTTTGACCGATATTGGTAATCTAATGGAAATTTAA
- the LOC107225670 gene encoding 60S ribosomal protein L37, with product MTKGTSSFGKRRNKTHTLCRRCGRSSYHIQKSQCAQCGYPQRKMRSYNWSIKAKRRKTTGTGRMRHLKIVRRKFKNGFREGVPKPKAVAAK from the exons ATG ACGAAGGGAACGTCCAGCTTTGGTAAAAGGCGTAACAAGACACACACTCTGTGCAGGAGATGTGGACGTAGCTCATACCACATCCAAAAGTCGCAATGCGCTCAGTGTGGATATCCTCAGAGAAAGATGCGGTCAT ataaCTGGTCGATCAAGGCGAAAAGGAGGAAGACGACTGGGACTGGCCGCATGCGTCACCTTAAGATCGTTCGACGCAAGTTCAA GAACGGCTTCAGGGAAGGTGTACCCAAGCCCAAGGCTGTTGCTGCGAAGTAA